The following proteins come from a genomic window of Panicum hallii strain FIL2 chromosome 8, PHallii_v3.1, whole genome shotgun sequence:
- the LOC112903044 gene encoding uncharacterized protein LOC112903044, whose translation MVEEPPAMWTNLMVTFPKIKKFNNKATFPLFDALRELYDGRLAEGIYNVTSPETLQEEEPPEQLQDAEDEPQGSDDNVVHEVNDEGGDGTERNEEGLQGMADTLSRDEENDAPAIERSG comes from the exons ATGGTTGAAGAACCACCAGCTATGTGGACAAATCTCATGGTG ACATTCCCTAAAATCAAGAAGTTTAACAATAAGGCAACCTTTCCACTCTTTGATGCTTTGAGAGAGCTTTATGATG GGCGCTTGGCTGAAGGGATTTACAATGTCACTTCTCCTGAGACACTGCAAGAGGAAGAACCCCCTGAGCAACTTCAGGATGCTGAAGATGAGCCACAAGGCTCTGATGACAATGTGGTTCATGAGGTAAATGATGAAGGTGGTGATGGCACTGAAAGGAACGAAGAGGGGCTTCAAGGAATGGCTGATACTCTGTCACGAGATGAAGAAAATGATGCTCCAGCTATTGAAAGAAGTGGATAA
- the LOC112902675 gene encoding probable bifunctional methylthioribulose-1-phosphate dehydratase/enolase-phosphatase E1: MSCGGCGCEAAAGMGAGAGATASEAYLRGEPVREARELVAELCRHFYTQGWVTGTGGSITVKVNDPAVPLADRLIVMSPSGVQKERMVPEDMYVMAADGKVLSAPVAKPWPNKPPKCTDCAPLFMKAYLMRGAGAVIHSHGMETCIATLLNPGAKEFRMTHMEMIKGIKGHGYRDELVIPIIENTPYEYELTDSLSEAIAAYPKATAVLVRSHGIYVWGDSWINAKTQAECYHYLLDACIKLYQLGIDWTTPEHGPLNSAKRLRSILSPEIPNGCHAAEASKCVVLDIEGTTTPISFVTDVMFPYARDNVRKHLVSTFDSEETKEDIKSLRIQIEDDLRNGIAGAVPVPHDEAGKEEVINSLVANVESMIKADRKITSLKQLQGHIWRTGFEKKELQGVVFEDVSVALKNWHASGIKVYIYSSGSREAQRLLFGNTTYGDLRKFLCGYFDTTTGNKRETKSYFEISQSLGVDSPSQILFITDVYQEAIAAKNAGFDVIISVRPGNAPLPENHGFRTIKSFSEI; the protein is encoded by the exons ATGTCGTGCGGCGGGTGCGGctgcgaggcggcggcggggatgggggcgggggcgggggcgacgGCATCGGAGGCGTACCTGCGGGGCGAGCCGGTGCGGGAGGCGCGGGAGCTGGTGGCGGAGCTCTGCCGCCACTTCTACACGCAGGGGTGGGTCACCGGCACCGGCGGCAGCATCACCGTCAAGGTCAACGACCCCGCCGTGCCGCTCGCCGACCGCCTCATCGTCATGTCGCCCTCCG GTGTACAGAAGGAGAGGATGGTACCAGAGGACATGTATGTGATGGCTGCAGATGGGAAAGTGCTGTCTGCGCCAGTAGCAAAGCCATGGCCAAACAAACCTCCAAAGTGTACGGACTGTGCTCCTCTTTTCATGAAG GCATATTTGATGAGAGGAGCTGGGGCTGTAATTCACAGCCATGGAATGGAGACTTGCATCGCAACACTGCTTAACCCTGGTGCAAAGGAGTTCAGG ATGACCCACATGGAAATGATTAAAGGAATCAAAGGTCATGGCTACCGTGATGAATTGGTTATTCCTATTATCGAGAACACTCCTTATGAGTATGAACTCACTGACTCCCTAAGTGAGGCG ATTGCAGCATACCCAAAGGCAACAGCTGTCCTTGTACGAAGCCATGGAATTTATGTGTGGGGTGACTCTTGGATCAATGCCAAGACACAG GCTGAATGCTACCATTATCTTTTAGATGCTTGCATCAAGCTCTATCAACTAGGAATTGATTGGACAACTCCTGAACATGGTCCGTTAAACAGTGCGAAGAGACTGCGCAGCATTTTGAGCCCTGAAATTCCTAATGGATGTCATGCTGCTGAAGCATCAAAG TGTGTTGTACTTGACATTGAGGGCACAACCACTCCAATATCATTTGTGACTGATGTTATGTTTCCTTATGCCCGTGATAATGTGCGAAAGCATCTAGTTTCTACATTTGATTCCGAAGAAACCAAAGAAGACATCAAGTCATTGCGCATCCAA ATTGAAGATGATTTAAGAAATGGAATTGCTGGGGCTGTTCCAGTTCCACACGATGAGGCTGGCAAagaagaggtcatcaattcgtTGGTGGCCAATGTTGAATCAATGATTAAAGCAGACCGGAAGATCACATCATTGAAACAACTTCAG GGTCATATATGGAGGACTGGATTTGAAAAGAAAGAACTACAAGGAGTTGTCTTTGAGGATGTTTCAGTGGCACTGAAGAACTGGCATGCTAGTGGCATAAAG GTCTACATATACTCGAGTGGAAGCCGAGAGGCACAAAGGCTTCTATTTGGCAATACAACGTATGGTGACCTGCGAAAGTTCCTGTGTGGGTATTTTGATACCACAACTGG TAACAAAAGAGAAACCAAGAGCTATTTTGAGATCTCTCAATCACTTGGTGTTGACAGTCCATCTCAAATCTTATTCATCACTGACGTCTACCAAGAAGCCATTGCTGCAAAAAATGCAG GTTTTGATGTGATAATCTCCGTTCGCCCGGGAAATGCTCCACTTCCGGAGAACCATGGTTTCCGCACTATCAAGTCATTCAGCGAGATCTGA
- the LOC112901993 gene encoding DNA replication licensing factor MCM2 produces the protein MDDSENNPPSTPGSPGFSTDRLPPNNTTSRGATDPSSYSDDDGEAEVDPHVLPEEDDPAAAPAPDEEDEEGEDLFNDNYLDDYRRMDEHDQYESVGLDDSLEDERNLDEIMADRRAAEAELDARDVRTGAAADRKLPRLLHDQDTDEDMNFRRPKRHRTSFRPPSGPRTPRSDDDGDGATPSSPGRSQRGYSGGDVPMTDQTDDDPFEDEFDEEDEMNMYRVQGTLREWVTRDEVRRFIAKKFKEFLLTYVNPKNEQGEFEYVRLINEMVLANKCSLEIDYKQFIYIHPNIAIWLADAPQSVLEVMEEVTKNVVFDLHKNYRNIHQKIYVRITNLPVYDQIRNIRQIHLNTMIRIGGVVTRRSGVFPQLQQVKYDCSKCGTILGPFFQNSYAEVKVGSCPECQSKGPFTVNVEQTIYRNYQKLTLQESPGIVPAGRLPRYKEVILLNDLIDCARPGEEIEVTGIYTNNFDLSLNTKNGFPVFATVVEANYVAKKQDLFSAYKLTDEDKAEIEKLSKDPRIGERIVKSIAPSIYGHEDIKTAIALAMFGGQEKNVKGKHRLRGDINVLLLGDPGTAKSQFLKYVEKTGHRAVYTTGKGASAVGLTAAVHKDPVTREWTLEGGALVLADRGICLIDEFDKMNDQDRVSIHEAMEQQSISISKAGIVTSLQARCSVIAAANPIGGRYDSSKTFTQNVELTDPIISRFDVLCVVKDIVDPFTDEMLARFVVDSHARSQPKGANLEDRVVDVDDDPLAAARQADPDVLSQDMLKKYITYAKLNVFPKIHDADLDKISHVYAELRRESSHGQGVPIAVRHIESIIRMSEAHARMHLRSYVSQEDVDMAIRVLLDSFISTQKFGVQKALQKNFRKYMTYKKDYNELLLLLLRTLVKDALHFEEIVSGSTSRLTHIEVKVEDLKNKAQEYEIYDLKPFFSSVHFQDNSFILDEGRGIIRHPLAA, from the exons ATG GATGACTCGGAGAACAACCCGCCGTCGACGCCGGGGTCCCCCGGGTTCAGCACCGACCGGCTACCGCCTAACAACACCACCAGCCGCGGCGCCACGGACCCGTCGTCCTActccgacgacgacggcgaggcggaGGTCGACCCCCACGTGCTCCCGGAGGAAgacgaccccgccgccgcccccgcccccgacgaggaggacgaggagggggAGGACCTCTTCAACGACAACTACCTCGA TGATTACCGAAGGATGGATGAGCATGATCAGTATGAGTCAGTTGGTTTAGATGACTCACTGGAGGATGAAAGAAATCTAGATGAAATCATGGCTGATCGAAGAGCTGCGGAAGCAGAGCTTGATGCAAGGGATGTGAGGACTGGTGCAGCAGCTGACAGGAAATTGCCACGGCTGCTCCACGATCAGG ATACAGATGAGGATATGAATTTTAGGCGTCCTAAAAGGCACAGGACTAGTTTTAGACCACCTAGTGGACCAAGAACGCCAAGAAGtgatgatgatggtgatggTGCCACTCCAAGTTCACCTGGAAGGTCTCAGCGTGGATATTCTGGTGGTGATGTGCCTATGACTGATCAGACTGATGATGACCCATTCGAG GATGAATTTGATGAAGAAGACGAGATGAACATGTACCGTGTCCAAGGTACACTAAGAGAGTGGGTCACAAGAGATGAAGTCCGGCGTTTCATTGCAAAGAAATTTAAAGAATTCCTTCTTACATATGTAAATCCAAAGAATGAGCAAGGAGAGTTTGAGTATGTTCGTCTTATTAACGAGATGGTTTTAG CTAACAAGTGTAGCTTGGAAATAGACTACAAGCAGTTTATTTATATACATCCAAATATTGCCATATGGTTGGCTGATGCACCTCAATCAGTGCTGGAAGTTATGGAGGAAGTTACCAAAAATGTTGTTTTTGATCTCCACAAGAATTACAGGAACATCCACCAAAAGATCTATGTCCGAATAACCAACCTTCCTGTCTATGATCAAATACGCAATATCAG GCAAATCCATCTCAACACAATGATTCGAATCGGTGGTGTTGTTACTCGACGATCTGGTGTATTCCCTCAGTTGCAGCAGGTTAAGTATGACTGTAGCAAATGTGGAACTATCCTGGGGCCTTTCTTCCAGAACTCCTACGCTGAAGTGAAAGTTGGATCATGCCCTGAATGCCAATCCAAAGGACCATTCACAGTCAATGTTGAGCAG ACTATATATAGGAACTACCAGAAACTCACTCTTCAGGAAAGCCCAGGAATTGTTCCTGCTGGCAGGCTTCCCAGATACAAGGAAGTAATACTTCTGAATGATCTGATTGACTGTGCTCGTCCAGGAGAGGAAATT GAGGTCACTGGGATATACACAAACAATTTTGACTTGTCTCTGAATACGAAGAATGGTTTCCCTGTTTTTGCCACAGTGGTAGAGGCCAACTACGTGGCAAAAAAGCAGGATCTGTTTTCTGCATACAAATTAACTGATGAGGATAAGGCAGAGATTGAGAAGTTGTCCAAGGATCCAAGGATTGGGGAAAGG ATTGTCAAATCAATTGCACCGTCCATTTATGGCCATGAAGATATTAAGACCGCCATCGCACTAGCTATGTTTGGTGGACAAGAGAAGAACGTGAAGGGAAAACATCGTCTAAGAGGCGATATCAATGTCCTCCTCCTGGGTGATCCAGGCACTGCAAAATCCCAATTTCTAAA GTATGTGGAGAAAACAGGACACCGAGCGGTATATACAACTGGAAAAGGAGCCTCTGCTGTTGGTCTCACTGCAGCAGTTCACAAGGATCCAGTAACACGAGAATGGACACTTGAGGGAGGTGCACTGGTTCTTGCTGATAGGGGCATATGCCTTATTGATGAATTTGACAAGATGAATGATCAAGATAG GGTGAGTATTCATGAAGCCATGGAGCAACAGAGTATCAGTATATCAAAGGCAGGAATCGTCACATCTCTTCAAGCTCGATGCAGTGTTATTGCTGCAGCAAACCCAATAGGAGGAAG ATATGATTCATCAAAGACATTCACTCAGAATGTTGAATTGACGGATCCCATTATTTCACGTTTTGATGTCCTTTGCGTGGTTAAG GATATTGTTGATCCATTTACAGATGAAATGCTTGCAAGGTTTGTTGTAGATAGCCATGCTAGATCCCAACCCAAGGGGGCTAACCTTGAAGACAGGGTTGTTGATGTGGATGATGATCCATTGGCCGCTGCAAGGCAAGCTGATCCAGAT GTCCTTTCACAAGACATGCTGAAGAAGTACATAACTTATGCCAAATTGAACGTATTTCCCAAAATACATGATGCTGATCTGGACAAGATTAGCCATGTTTATGCTGAACTCCGGCGCGAGTCCTCT CATGGTCAAGGGGTTCCAATTGCTGTAAGGCATATAGAATCAATCATCCGAATGTCAGAGGCACATGCAAGGATGCATTTAAGGAGCTATGTGTCTCAGGAAGATGTTGACATGGCCATCCGTGTCTTGCTTGACTCTTTTATTTCCACTCAGAAATTTGGTGTGCAGAAAGCACTTCAGAAG AATTTTAGGAAGTACATGACATATAAGAAGGATTACAATGAATTGCTTCTGCTCCTCCTGCGCACACTGGTCAAGGATGCCCTGCACTTTGAAGAAATTGTGTCAGGATCAACCTCGCGCCTCACTCACATCGAGGTCAAAGTGGAGGACCTGAAGAATAAG GCCCAAGAGTATGAGATCTACGACCTGAAGCCGTTCTTCTCTAGCGTGCACTTCCAAGACAACAGCTTCATCCTGGATGAAGGGCGTGGGATCATCAGGCATCCGCTGGCAGCATAA